In a single window of the Nilaparvata lugens isolate BPH chromosome 1, ASM1435652v1, whole genome shotgun sequence genome:
- the LOC120351879 gene encoding keratin, ultra high-sulfur matrix protein-like: protein MSIYQLFVLFYNNLLTSSGVSSGMMPYLTYSGGKTRQNVIFKSLELCGVSSDAMPSLTSCGVSSCGKPSPTSCGASSFGMPSPTSCGASSFGMPSLTSCGVSSCGMPSPTSCGVSSCRMTSPTSCGASSFGMPSPTSCGVSSCGMTSPTSCSASSFGMPSLMSCGVSTGGGMVPILLSGKTMLIKS, encoded by the coding sequence ATGTCAATTTAtcaattgtttgtattattttacaACAATTTACTGACGTCTAGTGGCGTCTCATCAGGTATGATGCCCTACCTGACGTATTCTGGTGGGAAAACACGTCAGAACGTGATTTTTAAGTCCCTGGAGTTGTGTGGCGTCTCATCAGATGCGATGCCCTCCCTGACGTCTTGTGGCGTATCCAGTTGTGGGAAGCCCTCCCCGACGTCTTGTGGCGCCTCCAGTTTTGGGATGCCCTCCCCGACGTCTTGTGGCGCCTCCAGTTTTGGGATGCCCTCCCTGACGTCTTGTGGCGTCTCCAGTTGTGGGATGCCCTCCCCGACGTCTTGTGGCGTCTCCAGTTGTAGGATGACCTCCCCGACGTCTTGTGGCGCCTCCAGTTTTGGTATGCCCTCCCCGACGTCTTGTGGCGTCTCCAGTTGTGGGATGACCTCCCCGACGTCTTGTAGCGCCTCCAGTTTTGGGATGCCCTCCCTGATGTCTTGTGGCGTCTCAACAGGTGGTGGGATGGTGCCGATTCTGTTGTCAGGGAAGAcaatgttaataaaatcctGA